In a single window of the Micromonospora sp. WMMD1155 genome:
- a CDS encoding RIO1 family regulatory kinase/ATPase, giving the protein MRDHDFPALERRSRGKSRFDDDEPQFLKRGRPTEPPADPDGEPDPDTGDHWSSWDDAVHGPEPHPAWLVTELAARDTELGVLKTGKEADVHLVRRAVPDTDRSCLLAVKRYRDPEHRLFHRDAGYLEGRRVRRSRENRAMAGRTAFGRQMIAGQWAAAEFAALARLWEIGAGHDRIAVPYPVQLRGTELMLEFVGDAESGQAAPRLAQLRPDPAELRDLWAQLVEALRVLARAGYAHGDLSPYNLLVHRGRLVVIDLPQVVDVVANPQGPEFLARDVRVVGAWFAARGLPAEQTDPGTLTGELLREAGLR; this is encoded by the coding sequence GTGCGCGATCACGACTTCCCGGCGCTGGAGCGCCGGAGCCGCGGCAAGAGCCGCTTCGACGACGACGAACCACAGTTCCTGAAGCGCGGGCGGCCCACCGAGCCGCCCGCCGACCCGGACGGCGAGCCCGATCCGGACACCGGCGACCACTGGTCGTCCTGGGACGACGCCGTGCACGGGCCGGAGCCGCACCCAGCCTGGCTGGTCACCGAGTTGGCCGCCCGGGACACCGAGTTGGGTGTGCTGAAGACGGGCAAGGAGGCGGACGTCCACCTGGTCCGCCGGGCCGTGCCCGACACCGACCGGTCCTGTCTGCTGGCGGTCAAACGCTACCGGGATCCCGAGCACCGGTTGTTCCACCGCGACGCCGGTTATCTGGAGGGGCGTCGGGTGCGTCGGTCCCGGGAGAACCGGGCGATGGCCGGGCGCACGGCGTTCGGTCGGCAGATGATCGCCGGGCAGTGGGCGGCGGCGGAGTTCGCGGCTCTGGCCCGGCTCTGGGAGATCGGGGCCGGGCACGACCGGATCGCCGTGCCGTACCCGGTGCAGCTACGGGGCACCGAGCTGATGTTGGAGTTCGTCGGCGACGCCGAGTCGGGGCAGGCCGCGCCCCGACTGGCTCAGCTGCGGCCCGACCCGGCCGAGCTGCGCGACCTGTGGGCGCAACTCGTGGAGGCGCTGCGGGTGTTGGCCCGGGCGGGCTACGCGCACGGTGACCTGTCGCCGTACAACCTGCTCGTGCACCGGGGGCGGCTGGTCGTGATCGACCTGCCGCAGGTGGTCGACGTGGTGGCCAACCCGCAGGGTCCGGAGTTCCTGGCACGTGACGTGCGGGTGGTCGGGGCCTGGTTCGCGGCTCGGGGGCTGCCCGCCGAGCAGACCGATCCCGGCACGTTGACCGGTGAGTTGCTCCGCGAGGCGGGGCTGCGCTGA
- a CDS encoding DUF2630 family protein, whose product MDDKTILNRISELVDEEHKLRAEAQAHESGTAGEASERLRALEESLDQCWDLLRRRRAARDTHGDPDAQGERPKPEVERYLQ is encoded by the coding sequence ATGGACGACAAGACCATCCTGAACCGGATCTCCGAGCTGGTCGACGAGGAACACAAGCTGCGTGCCGAGGCGCAGGCCCACGAGTCGGGCACCGCGGGCGAGGCCAGCGAGCGACTGCGCGCCCTGGAGGAGTCCCTCGACCAGTGCTGGGACCTGCTGCGCCGCCGACGGGCCGCCCGGGACACCCACGGCGACCCGGACGCGCAGGGCGAACGCCCCAAGCCCGAGGTGGAGCGCTACCTGCAGTGA
- a CDS encoding cytochrome P450, whose translation MVGLADSAPGRIVRLNLGTIRPYLVTEPAHVQHVLRDNAANYTRAGDSMLWQSVKKLGGDGILSEGPQWEASRRRLQVHFTPKRLDAAIGDLSRAISDAVDDLKLPARNGQPVDAADEISRIICQAVIKVFFGDRITVADAVRVVAEQDTVANALRFRLLTPFMPDAVPMPGDRAFRQAVRNIDDILLPLVHAARAEDDEGDDIVASLARARDAHGRRLDEQRVRDDLVSMFATTTETTYVVLTWLFPLLEQQPDVAARLYEEIDRVVGPDDVIDKKQLGELRYLRMVLDELLRAYPSGWLVPRTAVADDVIDGTRVRAGSTIILSPYVTQRLARFWDRPEVFDPERFAPDAPRRAHRYAYYPFGGGAHQCIGQYLFQLEAPLIVATLLSRFRYRLCTPGMPSAKLAASLRPRERVPLLLTPHRQPALA comes from the coding sequence ATGGTCGGGCTGGCCGACTCGGCACCCGGGCGGATCGTGCGACTGAACCTCGGCACCATCCGCCCGTACCTGGTCACCGAGCCCGCACACGTCCAGCACGTGCTCCGTGACAACGCCGCCAACTACACCCGGGCCGGCGACAGCATGCTCTGGCAGTCGGTCAAGAAGCTCGGCGGTGACGGCATCCTCTCCGAGGGGCCACAGTGGGAGGCGAGCCGACGGCGGCTCCAGGTCCACTTCACCCCGAAACGGCTCGACGCCGCGATCGGCGATCTGAGCCGGGCGATCAGCGATGCGGTCGACGACCTGAAACTCCCGGCCCGCAACGGCCAACCGGTCGACGCGGCCGACGAGATCTCCCGGATCATCTGCCAGGCCGTCATCAAGGTCTTCTTCGGCGACCGGATCACCGTCGCCGACGCCGTACGGGTCGTCGCGGAACAGGACACCGTGGCCAACGCGCTGCGCTTCCGGCTGCTCACCCCGTTCATGCCGGACGCCGTGCCGATGCCCGGGGACCGCGCCTTCCGCCAGGCGGTCCGGAACATCGACGACATCCTGCTGCCGCTGGTCCATGCCGCGCGAGCCGAGGACGACGAGGGCGACGACATCGTCGCGTCGCTGGCCCGGGCCCGTGACGCACACGGCCGCAGACTCGACGAGCAGCGGGTACGCGACGATCTGGTGTCGATGTTCGCCACCACGACCGAGACCACGTACGTCGTGCTCACCTGGCTCTTCCCGCTGCTGGAGCAACAGCCCGACGTCGCCGCGCGGCTCTACGAGGAGATCGATCGCGTGGTCGGCCCCGACGACGTGATCGACAAGAAACAGCTCGGCGAGCTGCGCTACCTGCGGATGGTGCTGGACGAGCTCCTGCGTGCCTACCCGTCCGGCTGGTTGGTGCCCCGCACCGCCGTCGCCGACGACGTCATCGACGGCACCCGGGTCAGGGCCGGCAGCACGATCATCCTGAGCCCGTACGTGACCCAGCGGTTGGCCCGCTTCTGGGACCGGCCGGAGGTGTTCGACCCGGAACGCTTCGCGCCCGACGCTCCCCGGCGCGCTCACCGCTACGCCTACTACCCGTTCGGTGGCGGCGCTCACCAGTGCATCGGTCAGTACCTCTTCCAGCTCGAGGCGCCACTGATCGTGGCGACCCTGCTCAGCCGATTCCGGTACCGACTCTGCACGCCCGGGATGCCGTCGGCGAAACTGGCGGCGTCGCTGCGACCACGGGAACGGGTGCCGCTGCTGCTCACCCCCCATCGGCAACCGGCCCTGGCCTAG
- a CDS encoding terpene synthase, with the protein MAQRSAISDDLQQAAEHGRVCALAAQGQRDLQRCLTAHPDLFAEGPFDGALTSTIALVTAFSAPWCAAAELRLTNRAVLWVFALDWQVDRLATSAAELDRLVQGQLRVADGEPPSADEPLQRFLAALHDDLAAAPAFDRLGGAWRAAARRSLLAMRQEWQWKTAMGDDLRARPSLAEYLDNADNLASTLVNVLQWIRTGAAETEAALDRLVIVSDAVQRALRLVNDLSTYERDLRWGDLNAIMLVDDRSVVEQELKRLVAEATDLLEELRVDCPREAAYLTRQLGYTTGFYRSTDFWGVS; encoded by the coding sequence GTGGCACAACGATCTGCGATCAGCGACGACCTCCAGCAGGCCGCCGAGCACGGGCGCGTCTGTGCCCTCGCCGCCCAGGGGCAACGTGACCTGCAACGGTGTCTGACCGCGCACCCGGACCTTTTCGCGGAAGGGCCCTTCGACGGCGCTCTGACCAGCACCATCGCGCTGGTCACCGCGTTCAGCGCGCCCTGGTGTGCGGCCGCCGAGCTGCGACTGACCAATCGGGCCGTGCTCTGGGTGTTCGCGCTGGACTGGCAGGTGGACCGGCTGGCCACCTCCGCCGCCGAGCTCGACCGGCTGGTGCAGGGGCAGCTTCGGGTGGCCGACGGTGAACCGCCGTCGGCCGACGAGCCACTGCAACGGTTCCTCGCTGCTCTCCACGACGACCTGGCTGCCGCGCCCGCATTCGACCGGCTGGGTGGGGCATGGCGGGCGGCGGCCCGTCGAAGCCTGCTGGCCATGCGGCAGGAGTGGCAGTGGAAGACGGCGATGGGCGACGACCTCCGAGCGCGGCCCAGCCTCGCCGAGTACCTGGACAACGCGGACAACCTGGCCAGCACTCTCGTGAACGTTCTGCAATGGATCCGGACCGGCGCGGCCGAGACGGAGGCCGCGCTCGACCGGCTGGTCATCGTGAGTGACGCGGTGCAACGCGCTCTTCGACTGGTCAACGACCTGAGTACGTACGAGCGGGACCTTCGCTGGGGCGACCTGAACGCGATCATGCTGGTGGACGACCGGTCAGTCGTGGAACAGGAACTGAAGCGCCTGGTCGCGGAGGCGACCGACCTGCTGGAGGAGTTGCGGGTCGACTGCCCGAGGGAGGCGGCGTACCTGACCCGACAGCTCGGCTACACCACCGGCTTCTACCGGAGCACCGACTTCTGGGGAGTGTCGTGA